One Paraglaciecola mesophila genomic region harbors:
- a CDS encoding HDOD domain-containing protein — translation MNALEYAEKAGDLFVLPDSVTKIKQLIDDGSASINEVAEVINYDPAVAAQILKIANSALYKFPTVITTVSKAIQVIGTDSVYDLVLAYGISHAFKDINEGEVDFSVFWELGVSCGLLAKYIAQETSAKNPDKMFVCGLLHNIGELAVLQIEPDIAAKCSSFTAQNCPVTLQTEHLGVTYAEISSELLRLWGIPSEIYGPIAHQHASLHEAQSHEEKILQLAANLALNNVYGEIYSRMDNIKPEQYEGLNLDEEAIEAGLDFTNMQLISTLAIFSPSTFSIY, via the coding sequence ATGAATGCTCTTGAGTATGCCGAAAAAGCAGGTGATTTGTTTGTATTGCCTGATTCAGTCACAAAAATTAAGCAGCTTATTGATGATGGCAGTGCTTCTATAAACGAAGTAGCAGAGGTGATTAATTACGATCCTGCAGTTGCAGCGCAGATTCTGAAGATTGCCAACAGTGCTTTATACAAATTCCCTACTGTGATCACTACGGTTAGCAAAGCAATTCAAGTCATAGGGACGGACTCTGTTTATGATTTAGTACTCGCCTATGGCATCTCACACGCATTTAAAGACATAAATGAGGGAGAGGTTGATTTTAGTGTTTTCTGGGAGCTTGGGGTGAGCTGCGGTTTGTTAGCAAAGTACATCGCTCAAGAGACCTCAGCCAAAAATCCAGACAAAATGTTTGTTTGTGGTTTATTACACAATATTGGCGAATTAGCCGTGTTGCAGATAGAGCCGGATATCGCCGCTAAGTGTAGCTCGTTTACCGCGCAAAACTGTCCCGTTACCTTGCAGACCGAACATTTAGGGGTGACCTACGCAGAAATAAGTTCAGAGCTACTTAGGTTGTGGGGGATCCCTAGTGAGATCTATGGCCCAATAGCGCACCAGCATGCGTCATTACATGAAGCACAGAGCCATGAAGAAAAAATACTCCAGTTGGCTGCTAATTTAGCGCTGAATAATGTGTATGGTGAAATATACAGTAGAATGGATAATATTAAGCCTGAGCAATATGAAGGGCTTAATTTAGATGAAGAAGCGATCGAGGCGGGGCTTGATTTTACGAACATGCAGTTAATTAGCACCTTGGCTATTTTTAGTCCGTCAACGTTTAGTATATATTAG
- a CDS encoding acyl-CoA thioesterase, whose protein sequence is MHIDDLIEATNHYINSDELDRAQLSIPKEWAQGRTAYGGLTGALVYSAIRQKVGQDRVLRSFTCNFVGPVVTETDFGIEVEVLREGKNVTQVTGKAIQNGNVCVMVQAAFGVSRESKIEVLNTDRHTMRAPTKADFLPQIPKITPKFLRHIDLARQAGGLPFTGSKESKIDGWMRYTKPPKALTDAHLIALIDGWPPTTLQMLKWPAPASTMSWNIEFVYPHYTFSPKDWFAYQVRTRQATDGYAQTEANIWDPSGRLIAISRQTIAVFD, encoded by the coding sequence ATGCACATTGACGACCTTATCGAAGCGACAAACCACTACATCAACAGTGACGAACTAGACAGAGCTCAACTTAGTATTCCAAAAGAGTGGGCTCAAGGACGTACGGCATACGGAGGCCTAACGGGTGCATTAGTATATAGCGCAATACGCCAAAAAGTAGGCCAAGATCGCGTACTTCGCTCATTTACCTGTAACTTCGTCGGTCCGGTTGTTACCGAAACAGACTTTGGTATCGAGGTCGAGGTATTGCGTGAAGGCAAAAATGTGACTCAGGTGACTGGCAAGGCAATCCAGAATGGAAACGTCTGCGTTATGGTACAAGCTGCATTTGGTGTTTCAAGAGAATCTAAAATTGAAGTGCTAAATACTGATCGCCACACAATGCGCGCACCAACTAAAGCTGATTTTTTGCCACAAATTCCCAAAATCACACCTAAGTTTTTACGTCATATCGACTTGGCTCGTCAAGCAGGTGGTCTACCCTTTACCGGCAGTAAAGAAAGTAAAATAGATGGTTGGATGCGCTACACTAAACCACCTAAGGCACTAACAGACGCCCACCTTATCGCGCTTATCGATGGGTGGCCCCCCACAACCTTACAAATGCTTAAGTGGCCAGCTCCAGCAAGCACCATGAGCTGGAATATAGAGTTCGTCTACCCACACTACACCTTTTCCCCTAAAGATTGGTTCGCTTATCAGGTTCGCACGCGCCAAGCGACTGATGGCTATGCCCAAACAGAAGCAAATATATGGGATCCTAGTGGCCGACTAATTGCCATCAGCCGACAAACAATCGCTGTATTTGACTAA
- a CDS encoding alpha/beta fold hydrolase — protein MVKSSDVNIHFAHANGFPAGSYRKLFSALNDDFHVSAIEKFGHNNRFPISKNWGNQTQELIENIELTQDKPVYAIGHSFGGVVSYMAACLRPELFDGLIMLDPPMITGLTRVFFRGAKATPLIDKITPAGKTVNRCRQWSKDEDLVAYFQSRALFKNIDSDCIRDYVSSATVEQEQYRHLHFKPEVEASIFRNIPHDIYRYYGKLACPALLVTGKHTQVCTERRIRPFIKANNLIHKVFDGGHMFPLESPVETAQLINQTIDAWRHDVPMPTTL, from the coding sequence TTGGTAAAAAGTAGTGATGTGAATATACATTTTGCTCATGCAAATGGCTTCCCAGCAGGAAGTTATCGTAAATTATTTAGTGCGCTAAATGATGACTTCCATGTTTCGGCGATAGAAAAGTTTGGACATAATAATCGGTTTCCTATTTCAAAAAATTGGGGCAATCAAACCCAAGAGTTAATTGAGAACATCGAATTAACACAAGATAAACCTGTTTACGCCATAGGGCATTCGTTTGGTGGTGTGGTGTCCTATATGGCAGCTTGCTTACGGCCTGAATTATTTGATGGACTTATTATGTTAGACCCGCCGATGATAACGGGATTAACTCGAGTGTTTTTTAGAGGTGCGAAGGCGACCCCCTTAATCGACAAGATAACCCCAGCAGGAAAAACAGTAAACCGCTGTCGTCAATGGAGTAAAGATGAGGATCTTGTTGCTTATTTCCAGTCGCGTGCGCTTTTTAAGAATATAGACAGTGATTGCATTCGCGACTACGTGAGCAGCGCGACAGTTGAGCAAGAACAATATCGCCACCTGCATTTCAAACCGGAAGTAGAAGCCAGTATATTCAGAAATATTCCCCATGATATATATCGCTATTATGGAAAATTGGCCTGTCCAGCTTTATTGGTTACGGGCAAGCACACGCAAGTTTGCACTGAGCGGCGAATACGTCCGTTTATCAAAGCCAATAATTTAATACATAAAGTATTCGACGGTGGGCATATGTTTCCTTTAGAGTCCCCAGTAGAGACGGCTCAGCTTATAAATCAAACCATTGACGCGTGGCGTCACGATGTCCCAATGCCTACAACTCTATAG
- the glgC gene encoding glucose-1-phosphate adenylyltransferase, with protein sequence MSNPSPRYISNLTRDTYALILAGGRGSRLHELTDWRAKPALYFGGKFRIIDFPLSNCVNSGIKRIGVVTQYKSHSLIRHLVRGWGHFKKELGESVEILPASQRSSDNWYEGTADAVFQNIDIIRDEIPKYVMILSGDHIYSMDYANILAHHVESGAKMTVSCMPVPIEEAAGAFGVMSVDEDYRILGFEEKPEHPTPLPNDPTRCLASMGNYIFDTDFLFEHLKRDSENEGSERDFGKDIIPSIIKDHPVYAYPFSNEDGEVSYWRDVGTLDSFWLANMELVSPEPPLNLYDKKWPIWTYQEQLPPAKFVWEEYNRCGAAIDSVVSGGCIISGATVRKSLCFSNVHVHSYSEIEESVLLPDVEIKRNCKIKKAIIDRGCIVPEGTVIGHDHDEDKARGFRVTDKGVVLVTREMLGLKVGI encoded by the coding sequence ATGTCCAATCCAAGTCCACGTTATATTAGCAACCTGACCCGAGATACTTACGCGCTGATTTTAGCCGGCGGTAGAGGGTCACGCCTACATGAGCTGACCGACTGGCGGGCTAAACCTGCTCTCTACTTTGGAGGTAAGTTTAGAATTATCGACTTTCCACTGTCTAACTGTGTCAACTCTGGAATCAAGCGAATTGGTGTTGTCACGCAATACAAATCTCACTCGTTGATACGACATCTAGTTAGAGGCTGGGGTCACTTCAAAAAGGAGCTGGGTGAATCCGTTGAAATACTGCCCGCATCTCAACGCTCGTCGGATAATTGGTACGAAGGTACAGCCGATGCAGTCTTTCAAAATATCGATATTATTCGAGACGAAATTCCAAAATATGTCATGATTTTATCGGGCGACCATATTTACAGTATGGACTATGCAAATATACTCGCTCATCACGTTGAATCCGGGGCAAAGATGACAGTGAGCTGTATGCCTGTGCCCATCGAGGAAGCAGCCGGTGCTTTTGGTGTGATGTCCGTAGATGAAGATTACCGTATTTTAGGCTTTGAGGAAAAGCCTGAACATCCAACGCCCTTACCTAACGACCCTACTCGTTGTCTTGCGTCTATGGGCAATTACATTTTTGATACCGATTTTTTGTTTGAACATTTGAAGCGCGACTCTGAAAATGAAGGTTCAGAGCGTGATTTTGGCAAAGATATCATCCCATCAATTATTAAAGACCATCCAGTTTATGCTTACCCCTTTTCCAACGAAGATGGTGAGGTATCTTATTGGCGTGATGTGGGCACTTTAGACTCCTTCTGGTTAGCGAATATGGAACTAGTGTCACCAGAGCCACCGTTAAACCTTTATGACAAAAAGTGGCCTATTTGGACTTATCAAGAACAACTTCCCCCCGCTAAATTTGTTTGGGAAGAATATAACCGTTGTGGTGCAGCAATCGACTCTGTCGTCAGTGGAGGTTGTATTATATCGGGTGCAACGGTACGTAAGAGCTTATGTTTCTCTAATGTTCACGTACATTCATACAGTGAAATTGAAGAGTCAGTACTGCTACCTGACGTTGAAATAAAACGAAATTGTAAAATCAAAAAAGCAATTATCGATCGCGGATGCATTGTGCCTGAAGGAACTGTGATCGGACATGATCATGATGAAGACAAAGCGAGAGGCTTTAGAGTGACAGACAAAGGTGTGGTATTGGTCACCCGCGAAATGCTCGGCCTCAAAGTCGGTATCTAA
- a CDS encoding SRPBCC family protein, with amino-acid sequence MLKKIGLGVVVVALFFILVGWLLPSEFKVVRTVRIEAPAEIIFNHVKDLRKWQHWGVWFERDPDMKVVYEGPVSAVGMKSSWQSETQGNGEMETVAIEENQRFIYTLTFPEMGVGSTGELTLREKEGETVVIWHDYGDVGANPLLHYVAFFMDRMIGADLQMGLENLKVISETEFQAM; translated from the coding sequence ATGTTGAAAAAAATTGGGTTAGGGGTTGTCGTTGTCGCATTGTTTTTTATTTTGGTTGGGTGGTTGCTGCCATCTGAATTCAAGGTGGTGCGCACGGTCAGAATTGAAGCTCCCGCAGAAATCATTTTCAACCATGTGAAAGACCTGAGGAAATGGCAACATTGGGGCGTCTGGTTTGAGCGTGACCCTGATATGAAAGTGGTTTACGAAGGTCCTGTCTCCGCTGTCGGTATGAAATCAAGCTGGCAAAGTGAAACGCAAGGCAATGGCGAAATGGAAACTGTTGCGATAGAAGAGAACCAACGTTTTATTTATACCCTGACATTTCCTGAAATGGGTGTCGGCTCAACCGGAGAGTTAACCCTCAGAGAGAAAGAAGGCGAGACTGTTGTGATATGGCATGATTATGGTGATGTAGGTGCTAATCCCTTATTGCACTATGTTGCGTTTTTTATGGATAGAATGATAGGAGCAGATTTGCAAATGGGTCTAGAAAATCTCAAAGTGATATCTGAAACTGAATTTCAGGCCATGTGA
- a CDS encoding hydroxymethylglutaryl-CoA lyase — MISGLPAQVKIVEVGPRDGLQNEKSHIDKSTKVALVDALAKAGVTMIETGSFVSPKWVPQMADSAQVFAAINRLDKVTYSALTPNLKGFEAAMQASADEVAIFASASEAFSQKNINCSIAESIERFAPVIDAAKAQGIRVRGYVSCVLGCPYEGEIAPESVAQVAKTLFDMGCYEISLGDTIGVGTPLATLTMLNAVCNVIPKSAVAVHFHDTYGQALANILVALQLGINVIDSAVAGLGGCPYAQGASGNVATEDVVYMLNGMGISTGIDLTMLAAAGRQVCAQLGTVPASKVANVYATKSSNE, encoded by the coding sequence ATGATAAGTGGATTACCGGCACAAGTAAAAATTGTTGAAGTAGGGCCACGTGATGGATTGCAAAATGAAAAATCACATATAGATAAATCCACCAAAGTCGCCCTAGTCGATGCCCTAGCAAAAGCTGGGGTCACTATGATTGAGACAGGTAGCTTTGTTTCTCCTAAGTGGGTGCCACAAATGGCTGATTCAGCCCAGGTCTTTGCCGCCATTAATCGGTTAGATAAAGTGACCTATAGTGCTTTAACGCCAAACTTGAAGGGGTTTGAAGCGGCTATGCAAGCAAGCGCTGATGAAGTGGCTATTTTTGCCTCGGCCTCTGAAGCCTTTTCGCAAAAAAATATCAATTGCTCAATCGCTGAGAGTATTGAACGTTTTGCACCTGTGATTGACGCAGCGAAAGCGCAAGGAATAAGAGTGCGTGGATATGTATCATGCGTGCTAGGTTGCCCATACGAGGGAGAAATAGCGCCCGAGAGCGTAGCACAGGTCGCTAAAACGCTATTTGATATGGGTTGCTATGAGATTTCCTTGGGCGACACAATAGGTGTAGGCACGCCCTTAGCGACGCTGACGATGCTCAATGCTGTGTGTAACGTTATACCAAAATCAGCCGTTGCTGTGCATTTTCATGACACTTACGGACAAGCACTAGCTAATATTTTGGTCGCTCTGCAATTGGGTATAAATGTTATTGATAGTGCGGTGGCTGGACTCGGTGGCTGCCCATATGCTCAAGGTGCATCAGGAAACGTAGCCACCGAGGATGTTGTATATATGCTGAACGGAATGGGCATTTCAACAGGAATCGATTTAACCATGCTGGCAGCCGCTGGGCGGCAAGTTTGCGCACAATTAGGAACCGTTCCAGCCTCGAAAGTAGCAAACGTATATGCAACTAAGTCCTCAAACGAATAA
- a CDS encoding acetyl/propionyl/methylcrotonyl-CoA carboxylase subunit alpha codes for MIKKLLIANRGEICCRIINTAKRMGIQTVALYSDADKNALHVKMADEAIHIGPSPSNQSYLKIEKVIAAAKTTGADAIHPGYGFLSENAEFAKACADNRIIFVGPPIEAIEAMGSKSAAKHIMEQANVPLVPGYHGEDQSAALIKQHADEMGYPVLLKAAAGGGGKGMRQVWSADEFDAALAAAKREAMSSFNDDIMLVEKYLTQPRHVEVQVFCDHHGNGVHVFERDCSVQRRHQKVVEEAPAFKMAPELRAAMGDAALKAAQAINYVGAGTVEFLLDKDGSFYFMEMNTRLQVEHPVSEMISGQDLVEWQLRVAANEVLPKTQDELHINGHAFEARIYAEDPDNEFLPATGTLHLLETPQESKHVRIDSGVVQGDEVSVYYDPMIAKLVVWDTDRERALARLSQSLAEYRIDGVTTNIAFLRKLIDTQAFKDEDIDTRFIEKHHDEIFQQDNQNNTHQLLNLAMYLSLQERAISTPNNQDTQSPWGNVNDWRPNEQYQRKYTLLLNNQSHDVQVERKTCDNDATTPFGTFVITFAEKTYHCEGRLTGNRLLATINGHSESVTINKIEHDYAVFHTQGMVKFTHIQKDLGAADEDDQHSAFVAPMNGTVVALLVEPNQKVTKGQTLMIMEAMKMEHAIKATQNGTVQEFFYQTGELVDGGAALLDFMVDEEVSS; via the coding sequence ATGATTAAAAAACTACTTATCGCCAATCGTGGCGAAATTTGCTGCCGTATAATCAACACTGCTAAGCGTATGGGTATCCAAACCGTTGCTCTTTATTCAGATGCCGACAAAAATGCATTGCATGTCAAAATGGCTGATGAAGCAATACATATTGGTCCCTCCCCTTCCAATCAGAGTTATTTAAAAATTGAGAAAGTTATTGCAGCAGCAAAAACCACGGGGGCTGATGCGATTCACCCCGGTTACGGCTTTCTTTCTGAGAATGCTGAATTTGCCAAAGCCTGCGCTGACAACAGAATTATATTTGTAGGCCCTCCCATTGAAGCGATTGAAGCAATGGGCTCTAAATCGGCTGCTAAACACATCATGGAGCAAGCCAACGTTCCTTTGGTACCAGGCTACCACGGTGAAGACCAATCTGCTGCGCTTATCAAGCAGCATGCGGATGAAATGGGTTATCCAGTTCTGCTCAAGGCAGCCGCAGGTGGTGGCGGTAAAGGTATGCGTCAAGTATGGAGTGCAGACGAATTTGATGCTGCTTTGGCTGCGGCAAAACGCGAAGCTATGTCTAGCTTTAATGATGACATCATGTTGGTTGAAAAATATTTGACCCAACCACGCCATGTAGAAGTACAAGTATTCTGTGATCATCACGGCAACGGTGTGCATGTTTTTGAACGGGACTGCTCTGTGCAAAGACGTCATCAAAAAGTGGTTGAAGAGGCTCCCGCTTTTAAAATGGCCCCTGAACTGCGGGCCGCGATGGGAGACGCTGCGCTAAAAGCGGCTCAAGCTATCAATTACGTCGGTGCAGGCACAGTAGAGTTTTTGCTGGATAAAGATGGCAGTTTTTATTTCATGGAAATGAATACCCGTTTGCAAGTCGAGCACCCTGTCAGTGAGATGATTTCTGGGCAAGACTTAGTGGAATGGCAACTGCGCGTAGCCGCCAATGAAGTACTGCCTAAAACACAGGATGAATTGCACATTAATGGGCATGCCTTTGAGGCTAGGATCTACGCAGAAGACCCAGACAACGAATTCTTACCGGCGACAGGCACTTTACACCTATTAGAAACGCCGCAAGAGTCTAAACATGTGCGCATTGACAGTGGGGTTGTTCAGGGTGATGAGGTGTCGGTATATTATGACCCTATGATCGCAAAGTTAGTCGTGTGGGATACAGATCGTGAACGTGCACTCGCTCGTTTAAGTCAGTCACTGGCCGAATACCGCATTGATGGTGTGACAACCAACATCGCCTTTTTACGTAAATTAATTGATACCCAAGCGTTTAAAGACGAAGACATAGATACGCGCTTCATCGAAAAGCATCACGATGAAATTTTTCAACAAGATAATCAAAATAATACACATCAGTTGTTGAATCTGGCTATGTATTTATCGCTACAAGAGCGCGCGATAAGCACACCAAACAATCAAGATACTCAATCTCCATGGGGGAACGTAAATGATTGGCGCCCTAATGAACAATATCAACGCAAATATACTCTGTTGTTAAACAATCAAAGCCATGACGTTCAGGTGGAAAGAAAAACATGCGACAACGACGCCACAACGCCCTTTGGTACATTTGTTATTACGTTCGCCGAAAAGACATATCACTGTGAAGGCCGACTAACAGGCAATCGTTTGCTCGCCACGATTAACGGCCATAGTGAAAGCGTGACTATTAACAAAATTGAGCACGATTACGCCGTTTTCCATACCCAAGGCATGGTTAAATTTACCCATATACAAAAAGACCTAGGCGCAGCTGACGAAGACGACCAGCACAGTGCGTTTGTGGCGCCGATGAACGGCACAGTCGTCGCTCTTTTAGTGGAACCTAATCAAAAGGTTACAAAAGGCCAAACCTTAATGATAATGGAAGCCATGAAAATGGAACATGCCATTAAAGCCACGCAGAATGGCACGGTTCAGGAGTTTTTCTACCAAACCGGGGAATTGGTTGATGGAGGTGCGGCATTACTCGACTTTATGGTCGATGAGGAAGTGTCATCATGA
- a CDS encoding enoyl-CoA hydratase/isomerase family protein → MDNTTSQNDNAMNEHVISEVDERGVATVTLNRPEVHNAFDDVLISSLTQTFARLGEDDSVRAVILASTGKSFCAGADLNWMKRMAGYSYEQNLEDANALANMLHILNTLPKPTIARVQGAAFGGAVGLVACCDMAIGSKMSKFCLSEVKLGLIPATISPYVIQAIGVRNARRYFTTAEVFSSRRARRIGLLSESVTEEELDSTIESLLEHILRNGPNAVTAAKQLIADVANRVPDDALRNMTSERIANTRVSSEGQEGLGAFLQKRRPNWYIS, encoded by the coding sequence ATGGACAATACGACAAGCCAAAATGATAATGCAATGAACGAACATGTCATCAGCGAGGTAGACGAACGTGGTGTTGCCACCGTCACCCTAAACCGGCCTGAAGTACATAACGCCTTTGATGATGTACTTATCAGCTCACTCACACAGACGTTCGCCCGCTTAGGGGAGGATGACTCTGTTCGAGCGGTCATTCTAGCATCTACAGGTAAAAGCTTTTGCGCTGGGGCTGACCTTAATTGGATGAAACGTATGGCCGGGTATTCCTACGAACAAAACCTCGAAGATGCAAATGCCTTAGCAAATATGTTGCACATTCTAAACACGCTTCCCAAACCGACTATCGCGCGCGTTCAAGGAGCCGCATTTGGCGGTGCTGTGGGCCTAGTGGCCTGCTGCGACATGGCAATAGGGAGTAAAATGAGCAAGTTTTGCTTAAGTGAAGTCAAACTCGGCTTAATACCCGCGACGATTAGCCCATATGTTATTCAGGCAATAGGCGTGAGAAACGCGCGTCGATACTTCACAACGGCTGAGGTCTTTTCTTCGCGCCGTGCAAGGCGCATCGGGCTGCTTAGTGAGAGTGTGACCGAAGAAGAGCTAGACAGCACCATAGAGTCATTGCTTGAACATATTTTGAGAAATGGACCAAACGCCGTTACGGCCGCCAAACAATTAATCGCTGACGTGGCTAATCGTGTTCCTGATGACGCGCTTAGAAATATGACCAGTGAACGCATCGCCAACACGCGGGTATCATCTGAAGGCCAAGAAGGCCTAGGTGCCTTTTTACAAAAACGTCGACCTAATTGGTATATCTCATGA
- a CDS encoding carboxyl transferase domain-containing protein: MPRILSKINSKTQEFADNAAHMQAQIDDLNEKISLIKQGGGEKANKRHTDRGKLLPRERINELLDAGSPFLEISQLAAWEVYDDFVPSAGVIAGIGRVSGIECMIVANDATVKGGTYYPLTVKKHLRAQTIAEQNNLPCIYLVDSGGANLPRQDDVFPDREHFGRIFFNQANMSAQNIPQIAVVMGSCTAGGAYVPAMADESIIVKNQGTIFLGGPPLVKAATGEVVSAEELGGGDVHCRTSGVVDHLANNDQHALHIARDAITRLNRTKPLSLDVKPSVEPLYPKEDIYGIIPKDTRQPYDVREVIARVVDGSEFDEFKALYGNTLICGFARIFGYPVGIIANNGILFSESAQKGAHFIELCAQRKIPLVFLQNITGFMVGKQYEAGGIAKHGAKMVTAVACAKVPKFTVLIGGSFGAGNYGMCGRAYDPRFMFMWPNARISVMGGEQAAGVLSQVKREQKERVGESWSAEEEQQFKQPIVEKYEHQGHPYYASARLWDDGVIDPADTRMVLGLSISASLNKPIEDTQFGVFRM; the protein is encoded by the coding sequence ATGCCCCGTATCCTGAGTAAAATAAATTCTAAAACCCAAGAGTTTGCAGATAATGCTGCGCATATGCAGGCGCAAATAGACGATCTCAATGAAAAAATATCCCTGATAAAACAAGGGGGGGGCGAAAAAGCGAACAAACGCCACACCGACCGCGGTAAATTACTGCCACGGGAACGGATTAACGAACTCCTCGATGCAGGTTCCCCATTTCTGGAAATATCACAACTCGCCGCATGGGAAGTGTATGACGACTTTGTGCCTAGTGCTGGTGTTATTGCAGGTATAGGCCGCGTTTCTGGCATCGAGTGTATGATTGTTGCTAACGATGCAACCGTAAAAGGCGGCACTTATTACCCGCTAACGGTGAAAAAGCATTTACGCGCACAAACCATCGCCGAACAAAACAACTTGCCATGCATATACTTGGTGGATTCGGGTGGCGCAAACTTACCTCGCCAAGATGACGTGTTTCCTGACCGAGAACATTTCGGTCGTATTTTTTTCAACCAAGCCAATATGTCAGCACAGAACATCCCGCAAATCGCGGTGGTCATGGGTAGCTGCACCGCAGGTGGCGCATACGTGCCAGCGATGGCGGATGAATCCATCATAGTGAAAAACCAAGGCACTATATTTCTCGGCGGGCCCCCTCTTGTAAAAGCGGCAACCGGTGAAGTCGTCAGCGCTGAAGAATTAGGCGGTGGAGACGTGCATTGCAGAACCTCTGGTGTGGTGGATCATTTAGCCAATAATGACCAACATGCTTTGCATATCGCGCGAGACGCGATCACACGCTTAAATCGAACCAAGCCTTTATCACTTGATGTAAAACCCAGTGTCGAGCCGCTTTACCCCAAAGAAGATATTTACGGCATCATCCCTAAGGATACCCGCCAACCTTACGATGTTCGCGAAGTCATTGCCCGTGTGGTTGATGGCTCTGAATTCGACGAGTTTAAGGCCCTGTATGGCAACACACTTATTTGCGGGTTTGCACGTATTTTCGGCTATCCTGTCGGCATTATTGCGAATAATGGGATTTTATTCAGTGAATCCGCACAAAAAGGAGCGCATTTCATCGAGCTTTGTGCTCAGCGTAAAATCCCCCTTGTCTTCTTGCAAAATATCACCGGTTTCATGGTTGGTAAACAATACGAAGCAGGCGGTATCGCCAAACATGGCGCCAAAATGGTAACCGCCGTCGCCTGTGCCAAAGTACCAAAATTTACCGTGCTTATTGGCGGCAGTTTCGGTGCCGGCAACTACGGAATGTGTGGAAGAGCTTACGACCCTCGATTTATGTTTATGTGGCCAAATGCTCGAATTTCGGTGATGGGAGGTGAACAAGCTGCAGGTGTTCTATCTCAAGTTAAACGCGAACAGAAAGAGCGCGTAGGAGAAAGCTGGAGCGCAGAAGAAGAGCAACAGTTCAAGCAGCCCATCGTCGAGAAGTACGAACATCAAGGACATCCCTACTATGCTTCAGCCCGCTTATGGGATGACGGCGTGATTGATCCAGCGGATACGCGCATGGTTCTAGGACTGAGTATTTCGGCGAGCTTAAATAAACCCATTGAGGACACCCAATTTGGCGTGTTCAGAATGTAA